In Gossypium hirsutum isolate 1008001.06 chromosome D01, Gossypium_hirsutum_v2.1, whole genome shotgun sequence, the genomic window AATAATGCCCACAACAACATTGGATATCCCCATACAAACTAATGAaaattaattgtaatttgactaGTTCCCGACTCAATCAGTTCAACCATTTTATTTGGATTCATATATCGATTAGTTCTTGTTTAATCGATCAATCCAAGTCGATTCCAACGACTATGAAAAATAGAACTTGAAGAGTTATGCCACTCATTTATTAGTTCTTGTTTGATTGATCAATATAATTCGATTCCAACAAAAAATAGAACTTGAAGAGTTATGTCACTTGGCTCAACCCGACTCTTGATTTAGTCGAGATATAATGTAGTTAACAGTTTCTTTTGAATCTTAAATGACAATAATACGCACAATAACATTTGATATCCCCATACAGACTAACGGAAACCAGCTGTAATTTAACTGAAAAACCGTCCTTTTCCGTCCACCCAATAAAAAGAGTTGCCACTTTCGTCTGGTTCATTCCGTCACCAAGCAAATAATTTCCCGGCCCGCACACAAACAGAAAAAagcaagagagagaaaaaaaagggaggGAAAACCCTAGAGAGAGAAAGACGGAGAAATGGACGGCAGCAACTCTACGGAGGCGGAGCGGTGGCTGACCATAGCGGAGAAGCTACTCGCGTCACGTGACTTTCACGGGACAAGGACTTTCGCAATCCGAGCTCGAGAATCGGCTCCTGTCCTCGCCGATCAAATCCTCGCCGTGACAGATATTCTCTTAGCCGCACAAGCCAATCCTCATGACTGGTACGGGATTCTTCAACTCATTCCTTTAACTCAGTCCATGGAAGTAGTGGCGAGTCAGTATAGGAAACTCGCTATTCTTTTGAATCCTGCGGAGAATACGCTTTCGTTTGCAGATCAGGCGTTTCGATTAGTTTCTGAAGCTTGGAATGTGTTGTCTAATCCTTCTAAGAAGCTTATTTATGATAATGAGTTGAGATTTCTTCAGTTTGGTCCGGTGAGTCAGATGAATCAACTCGGCCAGTTCAATCAGCAGCATTACCATCATCAACCAGAGCTTCAACAGCAACAGCAACCGCAAACGCAGATGCTGTTCATGCAACCGCAACCTCCTCCACCGCCTAAAGAAACGCAAACGCTGTTTATGCAAACGCCGCAGAAGGAAACGCAAACGCAAGTTACGCAGTCACTATTTGTGAGAAGTCCTAGGAGTAATAATAAAGATGGAAACGCGGAATTAGAAGGAGGAAGACAGCTGGGTTTAAGTAATACTCTACCTGAGTCAACTCGGCCGGCTGAGTCAGCTTGGACGAGGCAGATTTATCAGTTAGGTTTAGCTGAGCCGAGTCAGGTTAATCAGACAGGATCAGTTGGTTCGAGCCATATTTGTTGGCCGGAGCCTATACGGCCTAGCCAGATTAATCGGCCTGAGCCTATTCGGGCGAGCCAGGTTAATCAGCCAGGAACATCTAGCTCTAGTCAGTTTAATCTGACTCAGCCGACTCGGACGGGTCAGATCAATAACACAGCATCTCCTTCTCCTCCTCCTAATCCTTCTCCTCCTACTTCTACTACGGAGCGTAGTCGGGCAGAGCCAACTAGTGTGACTCAGAAAACCAATTTAACTCGTCCTAATGAAGCTACTGAGTCAGAGGGACCGGCATTCTGGACGCCAACTAGTGTGACTCAGAAAACAAATTCGACTCGTCCTAATGAAGCTATTGAGTCAGAGGGACCGGCTTTCTGGACACCAACTAGTGTGACTCAGAAAACAAATTCGGCTCGTCCTAATCAAGCTACTGAGTCGGAAGGACCGGCTTTCTGGACGGCATGTCCGTACTGTTACGTTCTCTACGAGTATCCAAATGCGTACAAGGATTGTACACTTAGGTGTCAGACTAAGAGCTGCCGGAGAGCTTTCCATGCTATGGTGATACCTTCGCCGCCATTCAACGGAAATGACACATATTTCTGCTGTTGGGGGTTTTATCCCTTAGGATTTTCCGGGAATGGTAAGAATATGGGCCGTAAATTTCCCAGTTGGTCACCAATTTCCTCCGTGTTTACTTGCTCTAACAACAAGGATGAAGGAAAACAAAAGAACCCCAAAAAATCTGCTCCAAGagtgttttatgatgaaaatgatgtATATGTTGAGATTTCTGATCCGAGTATGGGTTCTGAGGATAATGATGAATGACCAGAAAAATGAAAGAACGACAAAAAAAAGAAGGCGGAGAATGCTGAGGGTAAAGGATCTATGGGGGAGAAATGCAAAGAAACATAGACTGAAGTAAGGGAGTAATGAGTAATGACCAAGTTTAATATTGGTCTTTCTGCTAATTGTAGTAAATAATTGGCTATTGAAAACTTGATGGACATTAGAGGCCATGGATGAGAAATACTCCTAAATTGCTTCAG contains:
- the LOC107928909 gene encoding uncharacterized protein, which codes for MDGSNSTEAERWLTIAEKLLASRDFHGTRTFAIRARESAPVLADQILAVTDILLAAQANPHDWYGILQLIPLTQSMEVVASQYRKLAILLNPAENTLSFADQAFRLVSEAWNVLSNPSKKLIYDNELRFLQFGPVSQMNQLGQFNQQHYHHQPELQQQQQPQTQMLFMQPQPPPPPKETQTLFMQTPQKETQTQVTQSLFVRSPRSNNKDGNAELEGGRQLGLSNTLPESTRPAESAWTRQIYQLGLAEPSQVNQTGSVGSSHICWPEPIRPSQINRPEPIRASQVNQPGTSSSSQFNLTQPTRTGQINNTASPSPPPNPSPPTSTTERSRAEPTSVTQKTNLTRPNEATESEGPAFWTPTSVTQKTNSTRPNEAIESEGPAFWTPTSVTQKTNSARPNQATESEGPAFWTACPYCYVLYEYPNAYKDCTLRCQTKSCRRAFHAMVIPSPPFNGNDTYFCCWGFYPLGFSGNGKNMGRKFPSWSPISSVFTCSNNKDEGKQKNPKKSAPRVFYDENDVYVEISDPSMGSEDNDE